A section of the Clostridium omnivorum genome encodes:
- a CDS encoding NUDIX hydrolase, with protein sequence MIMPTHIVAAAGVVENDKGEILLVKTYHGGWVFPGGQVEVGENLIEAVAREIKEESGIDVKVEKLFAISSNIATNKGYNGVKEVPTKVMMDFICTFIDGKLCTSDENSESCWIPKDKVLEMITTPAIRQRFQAYLNYDGNV encoded by the coding sequence ATGATAATGCCAACACATATTGTTGCAGCAGCAGGTGTTGTTGAAAATGATAAGGGGGAAATCCTATTAGTAAAGACATATCACGGAGGATGGGTTTTTCCAGGTGGACAGGTTGAGGTTGGAGAAAATCTTATTGAGGCAGTTGCAAGAGAAATAAAAGAGGAAAGCGGAATTGATGTGAAAGTAGAAAAACTCTTTGCAATTTCATCAAATATAGCAACGAATAAAGGATATAATGGGGTTAAAGAAGTACCTACCAAGGTAATGATGGATTTTATTTGTACTTTTATTGATGGAAAGTTGTGTACTTCAGATGAAAATTCAGAGTCGTGTTGGATACCGAAAGATAAAGTGCTTGAAATGATTACAACACCAGCCATCCGTCAGCGTTTTCAAGCGTATTTAAATTATGATGGGAATGTATAA
- a CDS encoding GNAT family N-acetyltransferase, with the protein MINIQGDNIYLKTFSREEYHRYWKSYVADPVMDPNPYVYDEEKVDEKYVLITEKESWYPRAGIFLPNGTPIGEISFKRVDYKKSRCELGIALVNDNYKGLGYGTEAVKLAIEYVFSTLKLKNIYADTMGSNIRMQKIFERLGFEFINCDEHFYNMHDRCEDKMNYILINPNEIGCQ; encoded by the coding sequence ATGATTAACATTCAGGGTGATAATATTTATCTTAAAACATTCTCAAGGGAAGAATATCATAGGTATTGGAAAAGCTATGTTGCTGATCCAGTTATGGATCCTAATCCTTATGTTTATGACGAAGAAAAAGTAGATGAAAAATATGTGTTAATTACTGAAAAGGAATCATGGTATCCTAGGGCTGGAATATTTTTACCTAATGGTACTCCAATTGGTGAGATATCTTTTAAAAGGGTTGATTATAAAAAAAGCAGATGCGAGCTTGGAATTGCTCTTGTTAATGATAATTATAAGGGCCTTGGATATGGGACAGAGGCAGTTAAATTGGCAATAGAGTATGTGTTTAGTACACTTAAATTAAAAAATATATATGCTGATACAATGGGTTCAAATATTAGGATGCAAAAGATATTTGAAAGATTAGGGTTTGAATTTATAAATTGTGACGAGCACTTTTATAATATGCATGATAGATGTGAAGATAAAATGAATTATATACTCATAAATCCTAATGAGATAGGTTGTCAGTAA
- a CDS encoding DUF5071 domain-containing protein has protein sequence MDNIEIEEYISNLNLEAPQYLQDYAISQLVNIEESKLYMLLQPVSKSYWGNAAIVLKQIGYPRVKSIIPGLLEWIQDMNWPGSKEIVGLLVTIDDVIVPYVKQVLKSGDGIWIIWLLSEVVSKWDKELRTQIKDNLLELAITMNNNLVIEGVDLQALKLLNEYELIDSKKALSISKRKRELYLDLVENIDEFIGTIEK, from the coding sequence ATGGATAACATTGAAATAGAAGAATATATAAGTAATTTAAATTTAGAGGCACCACAATACTTACAGGATTATGCAATAAGCCAGCTTGTAAATATTGAAGAGTCAAAATTATACATGCTTTTACAGCCAGTATCAAAGAGTTACTGGGGAAATGCAGCAATAGTTTTAAAGCAAATTGGATATCCAAGGGTTAAATCCATAATTCCCGGTCTTTTAGAATGGATTCAAGATATGAACTGGCCTGGCTCAAAGGAAATAGTAGGATTATTAGTTACAATAGATGATGTCATAGTTCCATATGTTAAACAAGTATTAAAATCAGGGGATGGAATTTGGATAATATGGCTATTGTCTGAGGTAGTAAGTAAATGGGACAAGGAATTAAGAACTCAAATTAAGGATAATTTATTAGAACTAGCTATTACTATGAATAATAATCTTGTAATCGAAGGTGTTGATTTACAAGCATTAAAGCTGCTTAATGAGTATGAACTTATTGATAGCAAAAAGGCTTTATCCATTAGCAAAAGGAAAAGGGAATTATATCTTGACCTGGTAGAAAATATTGATGAATTCATAGGGACAATTGAAAAATAA
- a CDS encoding uracil-DNA glycosylase family protein produces the protein MECNCERNCIDVNLEAILPTAKISSSNIKVLMISEALPKNLNDFFYTTEQAAFFKTTCQALDDAGYHIESISELNELGIYLTTAIKCSKKDYLVSAATIKRCSQVLEKEIEPFKNVKSIMCMGDFAIKSINYIFKRKYGANVIRSGSTYKIRKEIYSSNGIRFFPSYTQTGDSFNIEKSKRIMIAEDIRNAFEYAGIVKYK, from the coding sequence TTGGAGTGTAATTGTGAAAGAAATTGTATAGATGTAAATTTAGAGGCAATTTTGCCTACTGCAAAAATATCCAGTAGTAACATCAAAGTCTTAATGATTTCAGAGGCTTTACCTAAAAATTTGAACGACTTTTTTTATACTACTGAGCAAGCTGCATTTTTTAAAACAACGTGCCAAGCATTAGATGATGCTGGATATCATATAGAATCTATTAGTGAGCTAAATGAATTAGGAATTTATCTAACAACTGCTATAAAGTGCAGTAAGAAAGATTATCTTGTTTCAGCTGCTACAATCAAAAGGTGTAGTCAGGTTTTAGAAAAAGAGATTGAACCATTTAAAAATGTAAAGTCCATTATGTGTATGGGTGACTTTGCTATAAAGTCCATTAATTATATATTTAAGAGAAAATACGGAGCTAATGTTATTCGGAGCGGATCAACCTATAAAATTAGAAAAGAAATTTACAGCTCAAATGGCATTCGGTTTTTCCCATCTTATACCCAGACTGGAGATAGCTTTAATATTGAGAAGAGCAAGAGAATTATGATAGCTGAAGATATAAGGAACGCTTTTGAATACGCAGGAATTGTAAAATATAAATAA
- a CDS encoding M3 family oligoendopeptidase — translation MQNENFILSGLPYERITIEAFENEASQIAKEFNDAKDGEEQFLAHKKYYALMAKVRTAMILAGMRHDGDVSNEFYEAEQEYYDEISPKIQSFEVKYQKMLYNSKYRTYLESKIGQVTFKDIEIQLKAFNDVLISLKQEENALTSRYNKLIAQTKVEFKGETLNLSLLGKYIHSKDRKTRIEASKIRSEKLLTIADELDEIFDKLVANRNAQAKSMKYDNYVELGYYIMGRNSYDKNDVANFRNQVKKYFVPFASRMHEERRKRLGLEKLDYVDENVYFAEGNPIPVGTADDIFAAGKKMYSELSPETKEFFDFMLKHELFDVLGRPNKTTGGYMDMLQLYKAPIIFANFNGTSGDVDVITHECGHAFQGFVTRNDEIVEHNNITSETAEVHSMSMEFFTERWMDLFFGERADDYREMHLEDAIAFIPYGCMIDEFQEIVYTKPELSPAQRRDVWKQLEKEYKPHLAFKYDAFYGDGRTWQMQKHVYNWPFYYIDYCLAQTCALQFKALMDENYQGAWQKYYAFCLQSAKDYFPNMLHNVGLRSPFEDGFMEELVEKIKL, via the coding sequence ATGCAAAATGAGAATTTTATATTATCAGGACTACCATACGAAAGAATAACAATTGAAGCTTTTGAAAATGAAGCATCACAAATAGCAAAAGAATTTAATGATGCAAAAGATGGGGAAGAACAATTTTTGGCACATAAAAAATACTATGCGTTAATGGCAAAAGTTAGAACTGCAATGATTTTAGCTGGAATGAGACATGATGGTGATGTTTCAAATGAATTTTATGAAGCTGAGCAGGAGTATTACGATGAAATATCTCCTAAAATTCAGAGCTTTGAAGTGAAGTATCAAAAGATGCTTTATAATTCTAAATACAGAACTTATCTTGAGAGCAAAATAGGACAAGTTACCTTTAAGGATATAGAGATTCAACTTAAAGCGTTTAATGATGTACTTATTTCTCTTAAGCAGGAAGAAAATGCGCTTACATCAAGATACAATAAATTAATTGCACAAACTAAAGTTGAATTCAAGGGAGAAACACTGAATCTTTCATTATTAGGAAAATATATACACTCAAAGGATAGGAAAACAAGAATTGAAGCATCAAAGATTAGAAGTGAAAAGCTGCTTACCATTGCTGATGAATTAGACGAAATTTTTGATAAGCTTGTAGCAAATCGTAATGCACAGGCTAAGTCAATGAAATATGATAATTATGTTGAACTAGGTTATTATATTATGGGACGTAATTCATACGACAAAAATGATGTAGCTAACTTTAGAAATCAAGTTAAGAAGTATTTTGTTCCGTTTGCGTCTAGAATGCATGAAGAGAGAAGAAAACGTCTTGGTTTAGAAAAGCTTGATTATGTTGATGAAAATGTTTATTTTGCTGAAGGAAATCCTATTCCTGTTGGAACTGCAGATGATATTTTTGCTGCAGGCAAAAAAATGTATAGTGAATTGTCTCCCGAAACAAAAGAATTTTTTGACTTTATGTTAAAGCATGAGCTATTCGATGTATTAGGAAGACCTAATAAAACTACAGGCGGCTATATGGATATGCTTCAACTCTATAAAGCACCAATCATATTTGCTAATTTTAACGGCACAAGTGGAGATGTGGATGTTATAACCCATGAATGTGGTCATGCATTCCAAGGATTTGTAACAAGAAATGATGAAATAGTAGAGCACAACAACATAACCAGTGAAACTGCTGAAGTTCACTCAATGTCAATGGAGTTTTTTACAGAAAGATGGATGGATTTATTCTTCGGAGAAAGAGCTGATGATTACAGAGAAATGCATCTAGAAGATGCTATTGCATTTATACCATACGGATGCATGATTGATGAGTTCCAGGAAATAGTATACACGAAGCCAGAGCTAAGTCCTGCACAAAGAAGAGATGTGTGGAAGCAACTAGAAAAAGAATATAAGCCCCATCTTGCTTTTAAATATGATGCCTTTTATGGTGATGGGCGTACTTGGCAGATGCAGAAGCATGTATATAACTGGCCCTTCTATTACATTGATTATTGCCTTGCACAGACATGTGCACTTCAGTTTAAGGCTCTAATGGATGAAAACTATCAGGGGGCTTGGCAAAAGTATTATGCATTTTGTCTGCAATCAGCAAAAGATTATTTCCCTAATATGCTCCATAATGTTGGTCTTAGAAGTCCTTTTGAAGATGGATTTATGGAGGAGCTTGTAGAGAAGATTAAATTATAG
- a CDS encoding helix-turn-helix transcriptional regulator, with protein MQTRIQELRKARKITQNELADAVNVTRQTIISLENGRYNASLILAHKIAQFFEVSIEEVFIFDQEDENL; from the coding sequence TTGCAGACTAGAATACAGGAGTTAAGAAAAGCAAGGAAGATAACTCAAAATGAGCTTGCAGATGCAGTGAATGTCACAAGGCAAACAATTATATCTTTAGAGAATGGAAGATATAATGCATCCTTAATATTGGCACACAAAATTGCGCAGTTCTTTGAGGTATCTATTGAAGAAGTATTTATTTTTGATCAGGAGGATGAAAATTTATGA
- a CDS encoding Ger(x)C family spore germination protein, protein MKKTIIFLLIIIMSINLTGCWDQKIYEKSGFVLQVGFETYNTNDMLISFTLPVVDMTAKERTELIYSNGAMLREFREKARKTSAKVVEGGKIQQFLIDDSLAKKGINNLFEVIERDSTDPPTAFVLITEGSPKEMFQVLQGYGDKPVPAFYIHDLIRSNIKSSYVPETRMFQFSTQYFSPGIDPIIPIIKLQTDKGKGVEVTGTALFSGDKLVGKIDTKETPFLLAMMGKMKGTIFISKRLTEKEQENNKKGCAISINKVKRKLSVNILDNKPVVNISLNLNAAIAEFKWNEMYDSDFEQYVEGVISAEIKDLCEKVLKYTQEVGSDPIGIGDIIRAKHNNYWEKINWENAYKDVVFNVKVNVNISNHGVIR, encoded by the coding sequence GTGAAAAAAACAATAATTTTTTTGCTTATTATAATAATGTCTATAAATTTAACTGGTTGCTGGGATCAAAAGATATACGAAAAGTCTGGGTTTGTACTGCAGGTAGGTTTTGAAACATACAATACCAATGATATGTTAATATCCTTTACTCTTCCTGTAGTTGATATGACCGCGAAAGAGAGGACTGAATTAATTTATTCAAATGGAGCCATGCTTAGAGAATTCAGAGAAAAAGCTAGAAAAACATCAGCCAAGGTGGTTGAAGGAGGGAAAATACAGCAATTTTTAATAGATGATTCTCTGGCGAAAAAAGGGATTAATAACTTGTTTGAAGTAATTGAACGTGACTCTACTGATCCTCCAACTGCATTTGTTTTAATAACTGAGGGAAGTCCTAAGGAAATGTTTCAAGTCTTGCAAGGATATGGAGATAAACCTGTCCCTGCATTTTATATCCATGATTTGATTAGGAGCAACATTAAGTCATCCTATGTACCTGAGACAAGAATGTTTCAATTTAGCACACAGTATTTTTCACCAGGTATAGACCCTATTATACCAATAATAAAACTTCAGACCGATAAAGGAAAGGGTGTTGAAGTTACTGGAACTGCATTGTTTTCAGGTGATAAACTAGTAGGAAAAATTGATACAAAAGAAACCCCTTTCTTATTAGCTATGATGGGAAAAATGAAAGGTACCATTTTTATTTCTAAAAGACTCACAGAGAAGGAACAAGAGAATAATAAGAAAGGATGCGCTATAAGTATTAATAAAGTAAAGCGTAAGCTTTCTGTAAATATATTGGATAATAAACCTGTAGTTAATATATCATTAAATTTAAATGCCGCTATTGCAGAATTTAAATGGAATGAAATGTACGATAGTGATTTTGAGCAATATGTAGAGGGAGTTATTTCAGCAGAAATAAAAGACTTATGTGAAAAAGTTTTAAAGTATACACAAGAAGTAGGTAGTGATCCTATAGGAATAGGTGATATTATAAGGGCTAAGCATAATAACTATTGGGAAAAGATTAATTGGGAAAATGCTTATAAGGATGTAGTTTTTAACGTTAAAGTTAATGTTAATATAAGCAATCATGGTGTAATACGATAA
- a CDS encoding GerAB/ArcD/ProY family transporter codes for MNNPRHEITSVQLMGFIVSAQIGIGILTLPSILAQKVGHDGWISVIGAGGICLVEGLFITYLLKGYSNKSIFEINNIIYGKILGAILNLGFILYLLFITGITLRVFEEAVNIIILKLTPPIVITLLILLSTIYGISKGLKVICRFAVMLLFSYFILIITLLLVLKYTRYTYLLPVGKAGFMPIIQGIKMSSYSFLGFELIAFIYPNIKDKANAPKYMVISLIFTTIYYAVSVIVSIMVFGETKLSMLVFPVYNMEQAIEVPVIERLDTLYILFWFPTMASTVRAYLFSSYYSISMLFKVKKRNPLLFIVVVVEIIISRIPKNFESTYAYTEYSGSIGMIVVFIIVITFFISIFRKKVKI; via the coding sequence GTGAATAATCCTAGACATGAAATTACATCTGTACAGCTAATGGGTTTCATAGTGTCTGCGCAAATAGGTATAGGTATTTTAACTTTACCTTCTATTCTAGCTCAGAAGGTAGGTCATGATGGCTGGATTTCAGTGATTGGTGCAGGTGGTATATGCCTAGTTGAAGGTTTATTTATTACGTACTTATTAAAAGGTTACTCAAATAAGTCAATTTTTGAAATAAATAATATTATTTATGGGAAAATTTTAGGTGCTATCCTCAACTTAGGTTTTATATTATATTTATTATTTATAACAGGCATAACCTTGAGAGTTTTTGAGGAAGCTGTAAATATTATTATACTTAAGCTTACACCGCCTATAGTTATTACTCTTCTAATTTTGTTATCCACAATATATGGTATTTCAAAGGGATTAAAGGTTATTTGCAGATTTGCTGTTATGCTGCTTTTTTCTTATTTTATTTTAATTATAACTTTATTGTTAGTTCTTAAATATACAAGATATACTTATTTGCTGCCAGTTGGAAAGGCAGGCTTCATGCCAATAATCCAAGGAATTAAAATGAGTTCATATTCATTTCTTGGATTTGAATTAATAGCATTTATATATCCTAATATTAAAGATAAAGCAAATGCTCCTAAGTATATGGTTATATCTTTAATTTTTACAACAATATATTACGCTGTATCAGTAATTGTTTCAATAATGGTGTTTGGAGAAACAAAGTTAAGTATGCTTGTATTTCCTGTTTATAATATGGAGCAGGCAATAGAGGTACCTGTTATTGAAAGGTTGGATACACTATACATTTTATTTTGGTTTCCAACTATGGCTTCCACTGTGCGTGCATATCTATTTTCATCTTATTATAGTATTTCAATGCTGTTTAAAGTAAAAAAAAGAAATCCATTATTGTTTATTGTGGTCGTAGTAGAAATAATAATAAGTAGAATACCTAAAAACTTTGAGTCAACTTATGCTTACACAGAATATTCAGGAAGTATTGGAATGATAGTAGTATTTATTATTGTTATCACCTTTTTCATATCTATCTTCAGAAAGAAGGTGAAAATATAG